GCCATCGAGGCGGTCGGATCGGCCTCCCCGAGCATCGGGCTCAGGGCCAGCCTGCGGTGCTCGTCGGACGGAACGCGGTCGGGGGAGCCCCGGTGGAGCGGCATGGCGGTCCCCTCAGTTCCCGGCCGCGAGCCCGGCCTTGAGGGCCCGGGTGAACTTCACGACCCGCTCGGCCTGCACCCGGGCGGCGGTCAGGGCCACCTCGTCCACCGGGAGGTCGCCCTGCCCGGAGACGTGCGACGTGCCGTACGGGTTGCCGTCGGCGAACTTCGAGGGGTCGGTGTACCCGGGCGGGACGAGGATGCCGCCGAAGTGGTAGACGGTGTTGTACAGCGCCAGCAGGGTGGACTCCTGGCCGCCGTGCGCGGTGCTGCTCGCGGTGAAGCCGCTGTAGACCTTGTCGGCGAGCTGCCCCGCCTGCCAGAGGCCGCCCAGGGTGTCGAGGAACTGCTTGAGCTGCGCGGTGACGTTGCCGTACCGGGTGGGCGTGCCGAAGATCACCGCGTCCGCCCAGACCATGTCGTCCGGCGAGACCTCCTGGATGTCCGCGGTGGCCTTCGCGTGCGCGGCCCAGGCCGGGTTCGAGTCGATGGCGGCCTGCGGGGCGAGTTCGGCGGCCTTGCGGAGCCGCACCTGCGCCCCCGCCCGCCCGGCGTCCTCGGCGATGGCCTTCGCGAGGGTGGAGACGGTGCCGGTGGACGAGTAGTAGACGACGGCGACGTTGACGGACGTGGGCATGCGGTACCTCCGGAACGGGAACGGATGCGGGACGGGGGAGGAGGGGCCGGGCGGGTGCGCGGCGGTGCCGGCGTCAGGTGCCGCTGATCACGACGGCCGTTCCGTAGGCGCAGATCTCCGTGCCCACGTCGGCCGCCTCGCTCACGTCGAACCGCGTCATCAGGACCGCGTTGGCCCCGCGGGCCCTGGCCTGCTCGACGAGGCGTTCCAGCGCCTGGTTGCGGGTCTCGACCAGCGTCTTGGTCAGCCCTCTCAGCTCGCCGCCGACCAGGGACTTCAGACCGGCCCCGATCTGGCTGCCGAGATGACGCGACCTGACCGTGAGGCCGAACACCTCACCGATGACCCGGTCGACCCGGTGGCCGGGCACGTCGTTCGTCGTGACGACCAGCACGTCCGTCCGGCCGGTCTGGCCGCCGCCGTATTCCTCGATGCCCATGGATGACACCTCCGGGGCCAGCTTTGTACCGTTTCGTTCCATCCGCATCCTTGCCTGGACCGACCGGCAGCCGGGGAGCGGCGCCGCCGGGCCGGGTCCGCGCCTTTGCCGCGTGGCCCTCTGCCCGCCCCCGGGCGCAGGCCCGTCCCGCGTAACCGGAACCCTGGGCGGCGGCGTCACGTTGATAGCGTGGAGCGGCGACGCAGCCGCCATCGACCGATCCTGGAGCCCGGACCCTTGAATACGCTTGCGCTCGGCCCGAGCTGGCTGGACCCGGACTATCTGCTCAACACGTTCGGGCTTCCCGGCCTGCTGCTCATCGTCTTCGCCGAGTCCGGTCTGCTGATCGGTTTCTTCCTGCCCGGTGACTCCCTGCTGTTCACCACCGGCCTGCTGGTGACCACGGGCGACCTGAAGTACCCGCTCTGGCTGGTGTGCGTCCTGGTGGCGCTGGCCGCGATCATCGGGGACCAGGTCGGCTACCTCTTCGGACGCAAGGTGGGGCCGTCGCTCTTCAAGCGGCCGGACTCCCGGCTCTTCAAGCAGGAGAACGTCGAGAAGGCCCACGACTTCTTCGAGAAGTACGGCCCGAAGTCCCTGGTGCTGGCGCGCTTCGTGCCGATCGTGAGGACCTTCACCCCGATCATCGCGGGCGTGAGCCG
This DNA window, taken from Streptomyces nitrosporeus, encodes the following:
- the wrbA gene encoding NAD(P)H:quinone oxidoreductase translates to MPTSVNVAVVYYSSTGTVSTLAKAIAEDAGRAGAQVRLRKAAELAPQAAIDSNPAWAAHAKATADIQEVSPDDMVWADAVIFGTPTRYGNVTAQLKQFLDTLGGLWQAGQLADKVYSGFTASSTAHGGQESTLLALYNTVYHFGGILVPPGYTDPSKFADGNPYGTSHVSGQGDLPVDEVALTAARVQAERVVKFTRALKAGLAAGN
- a CDS encoding YbjQ family protein, producing the protein MGIEEYGGGQTGRTDVLVVTTNDVPGHRVDRVIGEVFGLTVRSRHLGSQIGAGLKSLVGGELRGLTKTLVETRNQALERLVEQARARGANAVLMTRFDVSEAADVGTEICAYGTAVVISGT